One Triplophysa dalaica isolate WHDGS20190420 chromosome 11, ASM1584641v1, whole genome shotgun sequence genomic window carries:
- the rdh14a gene encoding retinol dehydrogenase 14a: MLLGKTIIVTGANCGIGKATATELLRRQGRVIMACRDRDRAEKAAQEIQQEAGPDRGELVIKLLDLASLKSVRSFCEEIIKEEHRLDVLINNAGIYQCPYTKTEDGYEMQFGVNHLGHFLLTNLLLDLLKRSAPSRIIVVSSKLYKYSDINFDDLNSEQSYDKAFAYSRSKLANLLFTLELSHKLEETGVTVNALTPGIVRTNLGRHAYIPLLVKPLFNLLSWAFFKSPEQGAETSVYLACSPDVEGVKGKCFANCQEEQLMEKAKDEEVAKKLWDISEVMVGLAD, encoded by the exons ATGTTGCTTGGCAAGACTATTATCGTCACGGGGGCAAACTGTGGCATTGGCAAAGCCACGGCCACGGAGCTGCTGCGACGTCAGGGCCGGGTGATCATGGCATGTAGAGACCGAGATCGCGCAGAGAAAGCAGCCCAGGAGATCCAGCAGGAGGCCGGGCCTGACCGCGGGGAGCTCGTGATCAAACTCTTGGACCTGGCATCGCTTAAATCTGTTCGTAGCTTTTGCGAAGAGATTATCAAG GAAGAGCACAGACTTGATGTCCTGATCAACAATGCTGGAATCTACCAGTGCCCTTACACCAAAACAGAAGATGGTTATGAGATGCAGTTTGGTGTCAATCATCTCGGCCACTTCTTGCTCACTAACCTCCTGTTGGACCTCCTCAAACGCTCCGCCCCAAGCCGCATCATAGTGGTGTCCTCAAAGCTCTACAAATATAGTGATATTAACTTTGATGACCTTAACAGTGAGCAGAGCTACGACAAAGCTTTCGCTTATTCGCGGAGTAAGCTAGCCAATCTCCTCTTCACGCTGGAGCTCTCCCACAAACTAGAAGAAACAGGGGTGACTGTAAACGCTCTGACCCCTGGGATTGTGAGAACTAACCTCGGCAGGCATGCCTACATCCCTCTGCTGGTGAAGCCTCTGTTTAATCTGCTTTCCTGGGCTTTCTTCAAGTCCCCAGAGCAGGGAGCGGAGACTTCTGTCTACCTGGCCTGCTCACCAGACGTGGAGGGTGTTAAAGGGAAGTGCTTTGCTAACTGCCAGGAGGAGCAACTGATGGAGAAGGCCAAAGATGAGGAGGTGGCCAAGAAACTGTGGGACATTAGTGAAGTGATGGTGGGTCTCGCAGACTGA